A window of the Henckelia pumila isolate YLH828 chromosome 3, ASM3356847v2, whole genome shotgun sequence genome harbors these coding sequences:
- the LOC140891271 gene encoding auxin response factor 19-like isoform X1 — MKIPSGGFVANSAEGDKKMINSELWHACAGPLVALPPVGSLVIYFPQGHSEQVAASMQKETDGIPSYPNLPPKLICMLHNVTLHADAETDEVYAQMTLQPVNKYDQEALLVSDIGLKHNRQPAEFFCKNLTASDTSTHGGFSVPRRAAEKIFPPLDFSMQPPAQELSARDLHDQTWTFRHIYRGQPKRHLLTTGWSVFVSSKRLIAGDAVLFIRDEKSQLLLGIRRATRQQPALSSSVISSDSMHIGILAAAAHAAANNSPFTIFYNPRASPSEFVIPLAKYNKAMYAQVSPGMRFRMMFETEESGVRRYMGTVTGISDLDSVRWKNSQWRNLQVGWDESTAGERPSRVSIWEVEPVVTPFYICPPPFFRPKFPKHPSFPDDDLDMENIFKRGMPWLADDFGIKDASSSIFPGLSLVQWMSMQQNNQLSSNQSGLFPNSSVLQGNLSTDDHTKLLNFQNPSLASHNLPPGKGNLPNLQVGQQQQVQQMLQSPTNTQQPQPRQQLPLQQSQPQLLQQTLQQLQQQQRLPQQPVLLPPVTNGVILDQASNQNSHQIGVYPQLQQQQILTGNAHLQQNDSLVNRTTFPVTSMTQDMVFLQPVEQQSSLLQRPQQQQMQLQQPVLQQQKPPMQQFSQQNLSDQQMQLQLLQKLQQQQQQQQQLSSPLNPLLEAQCTPKQQLQQNQHAQNLCLPPKVNMSTFPGSSSVQSPQFPTNQFQHKSPLENIRGRVEGDAPSCSTSPSKNNFQASQSNFFNRYQTGPTTLLDNATVHHTTNLVQETHTKIDIRMKHEFPNSKPTEQPKYKGTATDRLDAASTATSYCQDTGILQQNFPSNGLETDVQSHTRNSLPFTGNIDGLAPDALLSRGYDSGKDIQNLLSNYSGTPRDIDTDLSSGINSQSFGMPNMSFKPGCSNEVAINESAVLNGGLWSNQAPRMRTYAKVQKRGSVGRTVDVTRYKGYDELRHDLARMFGIEGLLEDPQRTEWKLVYVDHENDILLVGDDPWEEFVSCVQSIKILSSAEVQQMSLDGDLGQMPIPNQACSRTDSGNAWRGQYDNNSATSFNR; from the exons ATGAAGATTCCTTCGGGTGGATTTGTGGCAAATTCTGCTGAAG GGGATAAAAAGATGATCAATTCAGAGTTGTGGCATGCATGTGCCGGTCCATTGGTTGCTTTGCCTCCTGTTGGAAGCCTCGTGATCTATTTTCCTCAAGGTCATAGCGAACAA GTGGCAGCATCGATGCAGAAAGAGACAGATGGCATCCCAAGTTATCCTAATCTTCCTCCCAAATTGATTTGCATGCTTCACAATGTCACCTTACAT GCTGATGCTGAAACTGATGAGGTCTATGCACAGATGACTCTTCAACCTGTGAATAAG TATGACCAGGAAGCATTACTTGTATCTGATATCGGGCTTAAGCACAACAGGCAACCTGCCGAGTTTTTCTGCAAAAATCTGACAGCAAGTGACACAAGCACTCACGGTGGGTTTTCTGTTCCTCGTCGGGCAGCTGAGAAGATCTTTCCACCCCTT GATTTCTCAATGCAACCTCCTGCACAGGAGCTGTCAGCTAGAGATTTGCACGACCAAACATGGACGTTCAGACATATTTATCGAG GTCAACCGAAAAGACACCTGTTGACAACAGGTTGGAGTGTGTTTGTGAGCTCAAAAAGACTTATAGCTGGTGATGCTGTTCTTTTCATAag GGACGAAAAGTCACAGCTTCTCCTTGGTATTCGGCGAGCTACTAGGCAGCAGCCGGCACTTTCCTCGTCTGTTATATCTAGCGATAGCATGCACATTGGTATTCTAGCTGCTGCCGCTCATGCTGCTGCAAATAATAGTCCATTCACTATATTCTATAATCCAAG GGCTAGCCCTTCAGAGTTTGTGATTCCATTAGCCAAGTACAATAAAGCAATGTACGCGCAAGTTTCCCCGGGTATGAGATTTAGGATGATGTTTGAGACTGAGGAGTCAGGAGTTCGTCGATACATGGGTACAGTTACTGGTATAAGCGATTTAGATTCTGTGCGCTGGAAAAATTCGCAGTGGCGTAATCTCCAG GTTGGATGGGATGAATCAACTGCTGGAGAACGCCCTAGTCGAGTTTCTATATGGGAAGTTGAACCTGTTGTTACTCCTTTCTACATTTGCCCGCCTCCCTTTTTCAGACCGAAGTTCcccaaacatccaagttttccaG ACGATGACCTCGATATGGAGAATATTTTCAAGCGAGGCATGCCCTGGCTTGCAGATGATTTTGGCATAAAAGATGCGTCAAGCTCGATATTTCCCGGCCTTAGTCTAGTTCAATGGATGAGCATGCAACAGAATAATCAATTATCCAGTAATCAGTCGGGCTTATTTCCCAATTCATCTGTTCTACAAGGTAACCTTAGCACCGATGACCACACAAAACTTTTGAATTTTCAAAACCCATCTTTAGCTTCACATAATCTTCCACCGGGTAAGGGGAATCTTCCAAATCTACAAGTTGGCCAACAGCAACAAGTCCAGCAAATGTTGCAGTCTCCTACAAACACTCAGCAGCCACAACCGAGGCAGCAGCTGCCGTTGCAGCAATCTCAGCCACAGCTCCTGCAGCAGACACTGCAGCAGTTGCAGCAGCAGCAGCGGCTACCACAACAACCTGTGCTGCTACCTCCTGTAACGAATGGTGTCATTTTGGACCAGGCATCAaaccaaaattcacatcaaATTGGAGTGTATCCTCAGCTTCAGCAGCAACAGATATTGACTGGAAATGCGCATTTGCAGCAAAATGATTCATTGGTTAACAGAACTACATTTCCAGTGACGTCAATGACACAGGACATGGTTTTCCTGCAACCCGTCGAGCAGCAATCTAGCCTCTTGCAGAGACCACAACAGCAGCAAATGCAATTGCAACAACCGGTGTTGCAGCAACAAAAGCCACCAATGCAACAGTTTTCTCAACAAAATCTTTCGGATCAGCAGATGCAACTGCAACTTCTACAGAAACTACAACAGCAGcaacagcagcagcagcagttgTCGTCCCCGTTAAATCCGTtgttggaagctcaatgtaccCCAAAACAACAATTGCAACAGAACCAGCATGCCCAAAATCTTTGTCTACCTCCAAAAGTAAATATGAGCACCTTTCCAGGATCTTCTTCGGTCCAATCTCCACAGTTTCCCACCAATCAGTTCCAACATAAATCTCCTCTCGAAAATATCAGGGGCCGCGTGGAGGGGGATGCTCCATCATGTTCAACATCACCTTCGAAGAATAATTTTCAGGCTTCACAATCAAACTTCTTTAACAGGTATCAAACTGGGCCGACAACTTTGCTAGATAATGCTACAGTTCACCATACCACTAATTTGGTACAAGAAACTCATACCAAAATCGATATTAGGATGAAACATGAATTCCCCAACTCTAAACCAACCGAACAGCCTAAATACAAGGGTACTGCTACTGATCGTTTGGATGCTGCATCTACTGCAACGTCATATTGTCAGGATACGGGTATTCTACAACAAAATTTTCCATCAAATGGGTTGGAAACTGATGTTCAGTCGCACACACGGAATAGTCTTCCGTTCACGGGTAATATTGATGGATTGGCTCCTGATGCCTTGTTGTCAAGGGGTTATGATTCAGGGAAGGATATACAGAACTTACTGTCTAACTACAGTGGCACTCCGAGGGACATTGATACAGATTTGTCTTCTGGAATCAATTCTCAGTCGTTTGGGATGCCTAACATGTCTTTTAAACCAGGTTGTTCGAACGAGGTTGCAATTAATGAAAGCGCTGTTCTGAATGGTGGGTTGTGGTCTAACCAGGCTCCTCGTATGCGAACTTATGCAAAG GTTCAAAAACGTGGCTCGGTGGGGAGAACAGTGGATGTCACTCGTTACAAGGGGTATGATGAGCTTAGGCATGACCTTGCCCGCATGTTTGGCATTGAAGGTCTATTAGAAGACCCACAGAGAACCGAGTGGAAGCTTGTATATGTAGACCATGAAAATGACATATTACTTGTCGGAGATGATCCATGGGA GGAGTTTGTGAGCTGTGTTCAAAGTATAAAGATACTATCGTCTGCTGAGGTGCAGCAAATGAGCTTGGATGGCGATCTTGGTCAGATGCCTATCCCGAACCAAGCTTGCAGCAGAACCGATAGTGGTAACGCATGGAGAGGACAGTATGACAACAATTCAGCCACTTCATTTAATCGCTAA
- the LOC140891271 gene encoding auxin response factor 19-like isoform X2, with amino-acid sequence MQPPAQELSARDLHDQTWTFRHIYRGQPKRHLLTTGWSVFVSSKRLIAGDAVLFIRDEKSQLLLGIRRATRQQPALSSSVISSDSMHIGILAAAAHAAANNSPFTIFYNPRASPSEFVIPLAKYNKAMYAQVSPGMRFRMMFETEESGVRRYMGTVTGISDLDSVRWKNSQWRNLQVGWDESTAGERPSRVSIWEVEPVVTPFYICPPPFFRPKFPKHPSFPDDDLDMENIFKRGMPWLADDFGIKDASSSIFPGLSLVQWMSMQQNNQLSSNQSGLFPNSSVLQGNLSTDDHTKLLNFQNPSLASHNLPPGKGNLPNLQVGQQQQVQQMLQSPTNTQQPQPRQQLPLQQSQPQLLQQTLQQLQQQQRLPQQPVLLPPVTNGVILDQASNQNSHQIGVYPQLQQQQILTGNAHLQQNDSLVNRTTFPVTSMTQDMVFLQPVEQQSSLLQRPQQQQMQLQQPVLQQQKPPMQQFSQQNLSDQQMQLQLLQKLQQQQQQQQQLSSPLNPLLEAQCTPKQQLQQNQHAQNLCLPPKVNMSTFPGSSSVQSPQFPTNQFQHKSPLENIRGRVEGDAPSCSTSPSKNNFQASQSNFFNRYQTGPTTLLDNATVHHTTNLVQETHTKIDIRMKHEFPNSKPTEQPKYKGTATDRLDAASTATSYCQDTGILQQNFPSNGLETDVQSHTRNSLPFTGNIDGLAPDALLSRGYDSGKDIQNLLSNYSGTPRDIDTDLSSGINSQSFGMPNMSFKPGCSNEVAINESAVLNGGLWSNQAPRMRTYAKVQKRGSVGRTVDVTRYKGYDELRHDLARMFGIEGLLEDPQRTEWKLVYVDHENDILLVGDDPWEEFVSCVQSIKILSSAEVQQMSLDGDLGQMPIPNQACSRTDSGNAWRGQYDNNSATSFNR; translated from the exons ATGCAACCTCCTGCACAGGAGCTGTCAGCTAGAGATTTGCACGACCAAACATGGACGTTCAGACATATTTATCGAG GTCAACCGAAAAGACACCTGTTGACAACAGGTTGGAGTGTGTTTGTGAGCTCAAAAAGACTTATAGCTGGTGATGCTGTTCTTTTCATAag GGACGAAAAGTCACAGCTTCTCCTTGGTATTCGGCGAGCTACTAGGCAGCAGCCGGCACTTTCCTCGTCTGTTATATCTAGCGATAGCATGCACATTGGTATTCTAGCTGCTGCCGCTCATGCTGCTGCAAATAATAGTCCATTCACTATATTCTATAATCCAAG GGCTAGCCCTTCAGAGTTTGTGATTCCATTAGCCAAGTACAATAAAGCAATGTACGCGCAAGTTTCCCCGGGTATGAGATTTAGGATGATGTTTGAGACTGAGGAGTCAGGAGTTCGTCGATACATGGGTACAGTTACTGGTATAAGCGATTTAGATTCTGTGCGCTGGAAAAATTCGCAGTGGCGTAATCTCCAG GTTGGATGGGATGAATCAACTGCTGGAGAACGCCCTAGTCGAGTTTCTATATGGGAAGTTGAACCTGTTGTTACTCCTTTCTACATTTGCCCGCCTCCCTTTTTCAGACCGAAGTTCcccaaacatccaagttttccaG ACGATGACCTCGATATGGAGAATATTTTCAAGCGAGGCATGCCCTGGCTTGCAGATGATTTTGGCATAAAAGATGCGTCAAGCTCGATATTTCCCGGCCTTAGTCTAGTTCAATGGATGAGCATGCAACAGAATAATCAATTATCCAGTAATCAGTCGGGCTTATTTCCCAATTCATCTGTTCTACAAGGTAACCTTAGCACCGATGACCACACAAAACTTTTGAATTTTCAAAACCCATCTTTAGCTTCACATAATCTTCCACCGGGTAAGGGGAATCTTCCAAATCTACAAGTTGGCCAACAGCAACAAGTCCAGCAAATGTTGCAGTCTCCTACAAACACTCAGCAGCCACAACCGAGGCAGCAGCTGCCGTTGCAGCAATCTCAGCCACAGCTCCTGCAGCAGACACTGCAGCAGTTGCAGCAGCAGCAGCGGCTACCACAACAACCTGTGCTGCTACCTCCTGTAACGAATGGTGTCATTTTGGACCAGGCATCAaaccaaaattcacatcaaATTGGAGTGTATCCTCAGCTTCAGCAGCAACAGATATTGACTGGAAATGCGCATTTGCAGCAAAATGATTCATTGGTTAACAGAACTACATTTCCAGTGACGTCAATGACACAGGACATGGTTTTCCTGCAACCCGTCGAGCAGCAATCTAGCCTCTTGCAGAGACCACAACAGCAGCAAATGCAATTGCAACAACCGGTGTTGCAGCAACAAAAGCCACCAATGCAACAGTTTTCTCAACAAAATCTTTCGGATCAGCAGATGCAACTGCAACTTCTACAGAAACTACAACAGCAGcaacagcagcagcagcagttgTCGTCCCCGTTAAATCCGTtgttggaagctcaatgtaccCCAAAACAACAATTGCAACAGAACCAGCATGCCCAAAATCTTTGTCTACCTCCAAAAGTAAATATGAGCACCTTTCCAGGATCTTCTTCGGTCCAATCTCCACAGTTTCCCACCAATCAGTTCCAACATAAATCTCCTCTCGAAAATATCAGGGGCCGCGTGGAGGGGGATGCTCCATCATGTTCAACATCACCTTCGAAGAATAATTTTCAGGCTTCACAATCAAACTTCTTTAACAGGTATCAAACTGGGCCGACAACTTTGCTAGATAATGCTACAGTTCACCATACCACTAATTTGGTACAAGAAACTCATACCAAAATCGATATTAGGATGAAACATGAATTCCCCAACTCTAAACCAACCGAACAGCCTAAATACAAGGGTACTGCTACTGATCGTTTGGATGCTGCATCTACTGCAACGTCATATTGTCAGGATACGGGTATTCTACAACAAAATTTTCCATCAAATGGGTTGGAAACTGATGTTCAGTCGCACACACGGAATAGTCTTCCGTTCACGGGTAATATTGATGGATTGGCTCCTGATGCCTTGTTGTCAAGGGGTTATGATTCAGGGAAGGATATACAGAACTTACTGTCTAACTACAGTGGCACTCCGAGGGACATTGATACAGATTTGTCTTCTGGAATCAATTCTCAGTCGTTTGGGATGCCTAACATGTCTTTTAAACCAGGTTGTTCGAACGAGGTTGCAATTAATGAAAGCGCTGTTCTGAATGGTGGGTTGTGGTCTAACCAGGCTCCTCGTATGCGAACTTATGCAAAG GTTCAAAAACGTGGCTCGGTGGGGAGAACAGTGGATGTCACTCGTTACAAGGGGTATGATGAGCTTAGGCATGACCTTGCCCGCATGTTTGGCATTGAAGGTCTATTAGAAGACCCACAGAGAACCGAGTGGAAGCTTGTATATGTAGACCATGAAAATGACATATTACTTGTCGGAGATGATCCATGGGA GGAGTTTGTGAGCTGTGTTCAAAGTATAAAGATACTATCGTCTGCTGAGGTGCAGCAAATGAGCTTGGATGGCGATCTTGGTCAGATGCCTATCCCGAACCAAGCTTGCAGCAGAACCGATAGTGGTAACGCATGGAGAGGACAGTATGACAACAATTCAGCCACTTCATTTAATCGCTAA
- the LOC140891272 gene encoding beta-galactosidase 15-like, producing the protein MIFSKINPLFHCFLLLIFVARTTFAADISHDGRAITINGERKIIISGSIHYPRSTVEMWPDLIKKAKDGGLDAVETYVFWNAHEPLRRKYDFSGNLDLVRFIKTIQDAGLYAVLRIGPYVCAEWNYGGFPVWLHNLPGVELRTNNTIYKNEMQTFTTMIVNMMKKEKLFGSQGGPIILAQIENEYGNVISSYGDAGKEYMNWCASMANSLNIGVPWIMCQEDDAPSSVINTCNGFYCDQFSPNNPNSPKMWTENWTGWFKSWGSRNPNRTPEDVAFSVARFFENGGTFQNYYMYHGGTNFGRTAGGPYITTSYDYNAPINEYGTLNEPKYGHLKNLHDVLHSIEKIITYGDMNNTDLGYYNYATIYTLNGTSSCFLGNSNRTNEAIMTINGIDHIVPAWSVTILPDCKTEAYNTAKIVTQSSVLVKKPNEAEEEPSALEWKWRSEVMNETIVLGKGPISATKLVDQKAINDVSDYLWYMTSVNLEENDPIWSDDMILSVNGTGHILHAYLNGEYLGSQTGSYGVFNYKFEKKVKTKLKTGNNQITLLSATMGLQNYGGGFDSVGTGLPGPIEIITRQGDETIIKDLTGHEWSYKIGIDGFNHEIYDSHAKSGSDQWQSGEFPVDQMFTWYKRSFKAPPGDDPVVVDLLGLGKGMAWVNGNSLGRYWPSYITNEWCQSDPCDYRGPYWEYKCGTGCGEPTQRYYHVPRSFMKDSDNELVLFEEFGGDPSLVNFKTISVARVCGAAYENRDMELSCRGRAIREIKFASFGDVGGSCGLSRRGTCTSPKDALPIVQKACIGKESCTIPAKEKIFGVTECDASISKKLVVEALCDI; encoded by the exons ATGATTTTCTCAAAAATCAATCCTCTCTTCCATTGTTTTTTGCTCTTGATTTTCGTCGCCCGGACGACGTTCGCCGCCGATATCTCTCACGATGGAAGAGCAATCACCATTAATGGTGAACGTAAAATCATCATTTCTGGTTCCATTCACTATCCAAGAAGCACTGTTGAG ATGTGGCCTGATTTGATCAAGAAAGCTAAGGATGGGGGCCTAGACGCCGTGGAAACATACGTATTTTGGAACGCGCACGAGCCTTTACGACGGAAATATGATTTTTCCGGCAATTTAGATCTTGTGAGGTTCATCAAAACGATTCAGGACGCTGGCCTCTACGCTGTTCTTCGTATTGGACCATATGTTTGTGCAGAGTGGAACTACGG AGGATTTCCTGTTTGGCTGCATAATTTGCCTGGCGTTGAGCTCCGAACGAACAACACCATTTACAAG AATGAGATGCAAACTTTCACGACTATGATAGTGAACATGATGAAAAAAGAGAAACTATTTGGATCACAAGGAGGTCCCATTATTCTAGCACAG ATTGAAAATGAATATGGGAATGTTATTTCATCATACGGAGATGCCGGGAAAGAATATATGAACTGGTGCGCGAGCATGGCTAATTCATTGAACATTGGTGTTCCATGGATTATGTGCCAAGAAGATGATGCTCCATCGTCTGTG ATTAACACATGCAATGGCTTCTACTGTGATCAATTCAGTCCAAATAATCCAAACAGCCCCAAAATGTGGACAGAAAATTGGACTGGATG GTTCAAGAGTTGGGGTAGCAGAAATCCCAACAGAACCCCTGAAGATGTTGCCTTTTCCGTTGcaagattttttgaaaatggAGGAACTTTCCAGAACTATTATATG TATCATGGGGGAACCAACTTTGGAAGAACAGCAGGTGGTCCGTATATCACCACATCATATGATTATAACGCACCAATTAACGAATATG GAACCTTGAATGAACCAAAATATGGACACTTGAAGAACCTCCACGACGTGTTACATTCAATCGAGAAAATTATAACTTACGGCGACATGAACAACACCGATTTAGGATACTATAACTAT GCAACTATATACACTCTCAATGGCACATCAAGTTGTTTCCTTGGCAATTCAAATAGAACAAATGAGGCCATAATGACAATAAACGGGATCGATCACATAGTACCAGCATGGTCTGTTACAATACTTCCCGATTGCAAGACCGAAGCTTACAACACTGCCAAG ATAGTTACTCAATCTTCAGTCTTGGTGAAGAAGCCTAATGAGGCAGAAGAGGAACCATCTGCACTGGAATGGAAATGGAGGTCAGAAGTTATGAATGAAACTATTGTTCTTGGAAAAGGTCCGATATCGGCGACTAAACTTGTCGACCAGAAGGCCATCAATGATGTTAGTGATTATTTGTGGTACATGACAAG TGTGAATCTTGAAGAGAATGATCCCATTTGGAGTGACGATATGATCCTTAGTGTTAATGGCACGGGGCATATTCTGCATGCTTATCTCAACGGGGAATATCTTG GTTCTCAAACGGGATCATATGGAGTTTTTAACTACAAATTTGAGAAGAAGGTTAAGACGAAGTTGAAGACTGGAAATAACCAAATAACATTGCTCAGTGCTACTATGGGACTACAG AACTATGGTGGTGGATTTGATAGTGTAGGAACTGGACTACCGGGGCCGATAGAGATCATCACGAGGCAGGGCGACGAGACGATCATCAAGGATTTAACAGGCCATGAATGGTCGTATAAGATTGGAATTGACGGATTCAATCATGAAATATATGATTCTCATGCCAAATCTGGTTCGGATCAGTGGCAATCTGGAGAGTTTCCTGTTGACCAAATGTTCACTTGGTACAAG AGGAGTTTCAAGGCACCGCCGGGCGACGACCCCGTCGTGGTCGACTTGCTCGGGTTAGGGAAAGGCATGGCTTGGGTCAATGGGAACAGCCTGGGACGATACTGGCCGAGCTATATCACCAACGAGTGGTGCCAGAGTGATCCGTGTGACTACAGGGGTCCGTATTGGGAGTACAAATGTGGCACTGGCTGCGGCGAACCAACGCAGAGATATTATCACGTGCCTCGTTCGTTCATGAAAGATAGCGACAACGAGCTCGTTCTATTCGAAGAATTCGGGGGGGATCCGTCTTTGGTCAACTTCAAGACCATAAGCGTGGCGAGAGTGTGCGGTGCTGCTTATGAGAATCGTGACATGGAGTTGTCGTGCCGCGGGAGGGCGATTCGCGAGATCAAGTTCGCGAGTTTTGGGGACGTAGGAGGAAGTTGTGGTTTGTCCAGGAGAGGAACTTGTACATCCCCGAAAGATGCACTCCCTATAGTCCAAAAG GCATGTATTGGGAAGGAATCTTGTACAATTCCTGCCAAAGAGAAGATTTTTGGAGTGACAGAATGCGATGCTAGTATTTCCAAGAAGCTTGTGGTGGAGGCTCTTTGCGATATTTAG
- the LOC140892061 gene encoding FCS-Like Zinc finger 13-like, with protein MIGKNPKPMIGILAGSLVSGNRSGIVDAVTSSRSHSEPKAQSPRALKCFDFGGVGLGIVAALEKSGDRVGETPANAALFNRKASRSNPIPVKNPFRAVEEFEMESSEEYTIVTSHGPDNHNTTKVYYGGIIERGRKGDERAPFRIQRASVFHISPPRLGDVAGAPATDFLSSCNLCKKQLHGKDIYMYRGDRAFCSSECRYSQIVMDERKDKCRSDSSRPVVEVSSSPLSNGHVFTTGILAT; from the exons ATGATCGGGAAAAACCCGAAGCCCATGATCGGGATACTCGCCGGATCCTTGGTTTCCGGCAATAGATCCGGCATAGTGGATGCAGTCACCAGCTCGAGGAGCCACTCTGAGCCTAAAGCTCAGTCCCCGAGAGCCCTGAAATGTTTCGATTTTGGTGGAGTCGGATTAGGAATAGTGGCGGCACTCGAGAAATCCGGTGATCGCGTGGGTGAAACTCCGGCCAACGCAGCGTTATTCAACCGAAAGGCGAGCCGATCCAACCCCATTCCCGTGAAGAATCCGTTTCGAGCTGTGGAGGAATTCGAGATGGAAAGTTCAGAGGAATACACAATCGTGACGTCCCATGGACCAGATAACCACAACACCACCAAAGTGTATTATGGTGGGATTATTGAGCGTGGTAGAAAGGGTGACGAAAGAGCCCCTTTCAGAATACAAAGGGCTAGTGTATTCCACATATCTCCGCCGAGATTGGGGGACGTCGCCGGAGCTCCGGCGACGGATTTCCTGAGCTCCTGCAACTTGTGCAAGAAGCAACTCCATGGCAaagacatatacatgtacaG GGGAGACAGAGCATTTTGCAGCTCAGAGTGTCGATACAGCCAAATAGTAATGGACGAGCGCAAAGACAAGTGCAGATCAGACAGCTCGAGACCCGTCGTCGAGGTTTCGAGCTCGCCTCTTTCGAATGGACATGTTTTCACCACCGGCATCCTAGCAACTTAG